In a single window of the Mustela nigripes isolate SB6536 chromosome 17, MUSNIG.SB6536, whole genome shotgun sequence genome:
- the PTGIR gene encoding prostacyclin receptor has product MADSCRNLTYVRDSVGPATSTLMFLAGVVGNGLALGILGARRRSRPSAFAVLVTGLAVTDLLGTCFLSPAVFVAYARNSSLLGLAWGRPALCDAFAFAMTFFGLASMLILFAMAVERCLALSHPYVYTQLDGPRCARLALPAIYAFCGLFCALPLLGLGQHQQYCPGSWCFIRMRSTEAGGRAFSLAYASLMALLVAAIVLCNSSVTLSLCRMHRQQTRHQGPPVPGPRAGEDEVDHLILLALMTVIMAVCSLPLTIRGFTQAVAPDSSEMGDLRAFRFNAFNPILDPWVFILFRKAVFQRLRLWFCCLGPRPTHGNSQAPLSRSASGRKDSRAPATPGGKEGIQVPLSAWGERRGAPGPQAQQAGSTVGTSSKMGSAAGCSLC; this is encoded by the exons ATGGCCGACTCGTGCAGGAACCTCACCTACGTGCGGGACTCGGTGGGCCCCGCCACCAGCACCCTGATGTTCCTGGCGGGCGTGGTGGGCAATGGGCTGGCCCTGGGCATCCTGGGGGCGCGGCGACGCTCACGTCCCTCGGCCTTCGCTGTGCTGGTCACTGGGCTGGCGGTCACCGACCTGCTGGGCACTTGCTTCCTGAGCCCGGCCGTGTTCGTGGCCTACGCCCGCAACAGCTCActgctgggcctggcctggggccgGCCCGCCCTGTGCGACGCCTTTGCTTTCGCCATGACCTTCTTCGGCCTGGCCTCCATGCTCATCCTCTTCGCCATGGCCGTGGAGCGCTGTCTGGCGCTCAGCCACCCCTATGTGTACACCCAGCTGGACGGGCCGCGCTGCGCCCGCCTGGCCCTGCCTGCCATCTACGCCTTCTGCGGCCTCTTCTGCGCGCTGCCTCTGCTGGGCCTGGGCCAGCACCAGCAGTACTGCCCAGGCAGCTGGTGCTTCATCCGCATGCGCTCCACGGAGGCCGGAGGCCGCGCCTTCTCGCTGGCCTACGCCAGCCTCATGGCCCTGCTGGTGGCCGCCATCGTGCTGTGCAACAGCTCCGTCACCCTGAGCCTCTGTCGCATGCACCGCCAACAGACGCGCCACCAGGGTCCACCGGTCCCCGGGCCCCGGGCGGGAGAGGACGAGGTGGACCACCTCATTCTGCTGGCCCTCATGACCGTCATCATGGCCGTGTGCTCCCTGCCCCTCACG aTCCGAGGCTTCACGCAGGCAGTCGCCCCAGACAGCAGTGAGATGGGGGACCTCCGTGCCTTCCGATTCAACGCCTTCAACCCCATCCTGGACCCCTGGGTCTTCATCCTCTTCCGCAAGGCTGTCTTCCAGAGGCTCAGGCTGTGGTTCTGCTGCCTGGGTCCCAGGCCTACCCACGGCAACTCGCAGGCACCCCTCTCCCGGTCTGCCTCTGGGAGGAAGGACTCGAGGGCTCCCGCCACTCCTGGGGGGAAAGAGGGGATCCAGGTACCTTTGTCAGCCTGGGGCGAGCGACGGGGGGCACCCGGGCCCCAGGCGCAGCAAGCTGGCAGCACTGTGGGTACATCATCCAAAATGGGGTCCGCAGccggctgctccctctgctgA
- the CALM3 gene encoding calmodulin-3: MADQLTEEQIAEFKEAFSLFDKDGDGTITTKELGTVMRSLGQNPTEAELQDMINEVDADGNGTIDFPEFLTMMARKMKDTDSEEEIREAFRVFDKDGNGYISAAELRHVMTNLGEKLTDEEVDEMIREADIDGDGQVNYEEFVQMMTAK; this comes from the exons ATG GCTGACCAGCTGACCGAGGAGCAGATCGCAG AGTTCAAGGAGGCCTTCTCCCTCTTTGACAAGGATGGAGACGGGACTATCACCACCAAGGAGTTGGGGACGGTGATGAGATCCCTGGGACAGAACCCCACTGAGGCGGAGCTACAGGACATGATCAACGAGGTCGACGCGGATG GGAATGGGACCATTGACTTCCCGGAGTTCCTGACCATGATGGCCAGAAAGATGAAGGACACAGACAGCGAGGAGGAGATCCGAGAGGCGTTCCGTGTCTTTGACAAG GACGGCAACGGCTACATCAGTGCTGCCGAGCTGCGTCACGTGATGACGAACCTGGGTGAGAAGCTGACCGACGAGGAGGTGGACGAGATGATCAGAGAGGCCGACATCGATGGGGACGGCCAGGTCAATTATGAAG AGTTTGTACAGATGATGACTGCCAAGTGA